The window AGGTGCACATTCCACTCCTTCAGCGGTTTCGATACACATGTCCAGCTTAAAACAGACCCCTGGCCTGCACTTGGATTGCTTTTGATCCGGTAGTCCTGGTTTCTCCTGTcctaatgcattaaaatgtcaaaagaaCTGTTGAGTTCACCTGTCTGAGACCTTCAGCATCCTCATTATAAACTTCTACTAATTGACTTCTACATGACCGGGCACAGACATGATTTTTACAAAAACGGCAAAATGTTTTCTCATTACAGCGGTTTCGTAACTTTTGAACTAAAGTCTCACCAGTGCATTGAACACACTCCATGATAGTCTTTCTCAGGTCAGCGGTTTCTTTGGTCTGTTATGAAAACAGACTGTTATTGTGCTGaagttctgaagaaaaaaaaaactatagggatagttcacacaaaaatactttatttattctcGCTACATTGTTAAAAACCTAAATGACTTACATGTTCAACACATTTTCTGATCACTAATTCTACAACTAATAGGGGATTTTCAGGTTGTAAAAAAATCATAAGAGTAGTCCATAGTCTTCTTTAGTTTTGTGTGAGGACCATATTGACATTTAAGTTAATAATCATTCAACTGGATTTACTGATTTAGTGAACATCAGAACCAAAGAACTgaggggtgaactatccctttaaggagctGTTTTCCCACTCGATTTCAAGTCACCTGCTGATCGACCTTCTGTTTCAACTCTTGGATCATTCGCATGAGCTCAAACATTGGGCCAGCTTCCATTTTTGAAGTTGTTCCTGCAGAAATTTAACATAATGATGTTTTCTGTACTAGAAGACAACATATAAACAATCATCAACAAAACTATAGCTGAATAAGACACAGACAAGAGAGCAAACACAGTCTCACCCAGTAGTTGCAGTGTTTCCCTCTGTTCGCTCTGCTCTGGACCACTGCAGTCCTGAAGCTCGACCACATTTTCGATAGACTCATCAAGCACAAGTCTGAGGTCTGACAGCGAATCCTGTGACACAGGTACATATTACACCCTGTTAAAAATCTTAGTAATTTTTCAAAGTATTGGCTGTGATTTAAGGACAAACCACTTACAATGAACTCTGATTCAACATATGGCCTATTATTGTGCCCCCTGTATATTAGGGTGGTTATCAGTACATTTTAACGTAAAAAGGCAGATTTTGGTAGTtcagtatattaacattatatcacttAATGAAATATATGCTtctaaactgtaaaatatacacgTATCCTATAAAACCTGTAGGATTTTTAAAAGTGAATTTCTGACATCCCGAGCAGCTGTGTTCATCCTGCTAGGTTTACCTGGGATGAGCTTGGCAGGGTCTTGAGTGTAACTCGTTTTGGGCCCTGCGGCAGTGAATTGAAGGCCAGCGGGACGTCCTGCACCCTCTCCACCAGCCTGCAGTCCACATAGAGGGCCGTGGTGGGGGTGCCCTGCTGCAGCCCGCTGAAGTGGAGCAGTATGTGGTGCTGTTGACCATCTGTCAGTGGCACTTTACCGAAATTGGTTGTTCCAACCTTTCCGTTGCTTTTTAGATATTTCAAAATGACTGTGGGCAGAAAAAGTATTTAGTGTTCATATCAAGTATTTTATTGAGCCATTGTACATTGAGCACATTAATGAGCTTTGATCAGACAAACCTTTGTTGAGTTTTCCCTGAACGGTGAACTCAAAATAATCTGTGTTGTCTAAAGCATTGAAGATGCGGAAGATGCGCGTCGGAGCTTTGTTCTGCAGCTGCAGGCTTGCAAGGATAAAAACATTGTCCATGTTCTTTGCCTTTATTCCTCCTTGCAGAAGGTCAGGTAAGCAATCCGATGATGCCAGAAGATCATAAACTGCAAAATTTTGGTACTAATGGTTTTTGGTGCATTTGTGTAATACATGTTATTGCACTATTCTGATGCTCTTTTGTCCAGGACACATTATAAAAAGCAACAAGTGAGGTCAATGACAGATTTGTCCTCAGCTAATGGTTGATAATCTCACTGCATGCATGCTGGAGGATTTCcagataattatattatatttatggagtgataaatGACCTGTCTAACACAAGGAAACAAGTTTATTTGTGCtaatattgatattatatttaaGCACATTTTAAGAGAAGAAAATTTAGGCATGTACCCTCTTATTCATAAAcagctttgtatatatatatatatatatatatatatatatatatatatatatgtatgtatgtaaataatgcaaataataaaaaaaacaatattcttagcatacaaaaactaaaaaaaaatatatttcttaaatattacatttttaaatatattacaaggTTTAAGGACTTACCAAATCCTTGAGTTTTCACTGTATCAAATAGTTGTAAAAGTAACTGTAAACTGAATAGGATTCTTGTCCAAGCACCCATTGTAGATTTATTTATGTCACAAGGCCAGTTAAAGTGTTCCACCCTTATTCCTGGAACAATAGTTTGTGCCCTGACCCCTGATTCGGTCTTGATCAGTAGCTGTCAAAACAGAACTGCCTGTTCCCTGTAGCTCTGCAGATGAACGAGAACCAGACTGGAGCTCAAGTGATTTACGCTTTTCAGATGTCTCTCTCTATAAAAACTGTGACCAAGCACCTCCTCCAGAACGCTTCTGTGCTTTTAACAGCTGCATATTGCTGTGAGCATGTCAGATCAAAACCTGCTAAAAGAGCTCTATGTTAATGATGGTAAATGATGGGACAATGTGCTTTGCTTTTTGGTCAGAACCTGCACCAGCTGGTTAGCCTACAGGTTACAATAAATATTCTGTTTGAAATTATCAAATCAAACCAATTATTTTGAAAGCAAacctaaatttaattattttgttattttcttttttttttcagttataatattaatttaaacttcACTTTAAAGTTGCAAATGAGGATTTTTacacataaataatataaaataacaatccGACTGCATTATCCAAATAATCTgccaaagaaagaaagacagacagaaacaacACATTTACAGGAATGATCTGGCGTGACATGTCCCTGCCGAGTGAGTCTTGCCAGTTTGAGTGTTACGACAGATGAGTTATGGAAAATCAATTAAACCTTCAGCTTCATATGAATGAACCACATTAACTCTTCAGCTGCCTGCATATTGTATCCCACAGACTCTCAAATGAAGCTGAAAAcagatttaattcatttttgtaaaaaaacaagcTCACACCAGTAGTCAAGCTTGTTTGGAACATAGTTACTAGTTTATTAAGCAAGGTGGCCTACCAGCTCTGACCGAGTTGACAATAGTCCCCATCAGGTTTCTAAACCAATAATAGCAATAGCaataacaattttttattttattttttattttattttattctgtagaCTTTTTGAACCTAAGCTCTCCTAAAACAGCTCTTACACTCTTGCTAGATTCATTTGTCCTCTAAGagtgacagatttttttatttttttatttataataaaatttaattcaataaaaagtaacgtttatttatttctatcatttaatttgtttgtaatattcttattttataatttaattaaattatttattttgttaggaAGCCAACCCAACTCTCTCGGTTCCTTGCCTCCATTTATGTAGCCCGTTTCAAACATTTTGCTTTGGGTGAAAGTTCTCTCCCAGTCCCGCGCACTGGGATGCTGTCTGGAGGACGTGCTAATGCTgttcatgcacacacaaacatggcGGAACCCATGGAGCTGCTCTGCTGGGGAGGTGACTGGGATCTGCCATCCGTTCACACAGACTCCCTCATCGTGCTGGTAACTTCACGCGTTTTATTGACACTTGTATTGCATGCATATCCACGATGTAATAAATAATCAACTACGTCGATGCAGTTTTGGAGAGACGCGTTCTGGGATAACTGCAGTGTTTAGAGTCCCTTTGATAAATAGAAGTCTCTGTACACTTAATTTCTTTGCTGATGCTTCCTGTTACCGTAGCTGTCATGCAAAAAGCAGCTCGACTGAACtgacttgcattgcattgcattggttTGACTGGATGATAATTGGTAGCTGATATGTATCAAGACAGCTCCGGGGTTCATTTCTTGGAGGTCAGAGGAATAATGCTGATGGGATCTGAAGGGTATGGGTTCTTTTACACGCTTTTCTCTTTAGATTATAGATTGTACACACGTGCTTGTGTTTTGTAAAGAAGTGTAGCTTTGTGTCTTATTTTCGCAGCTGCTGGAAAACACGCGTTCTGATCATAGACCGTATTAAAACAGCCAGGTTATGAATACCTTTTACAGAAATGCATAATAAAAGTCCTAGTTACAGTGTAGCACTGTAGtgatgattattaatattaacttgACCTTTAATCAATCATCCGTTCACcttcatatgttttaaatgttgtcTTGTAGGCATATGCAAAATTTTCAGGTGCAAAGCTTGCAGTAAAGTCTATTGACTGGACATGGAGGACTATAACAGGTCAGGAAGGATTGTTTTTAATAGTATTGGTTTAAGAGCATGTTAAATGTAGTGGAAGTCTGGGATGTAGCCACAAGCATCCatgtcattttccaaatgtaaCATTGTGAATGGCAAACATTGCTGAAGTGCATGAGAGGGGGTTGTATTTGGACGAGCCCTTTGATGGTTAAGCTGCAGCTGTCATTATTGTCCCTCCACAGCATCTGTGCCTCAGCTACACTGGGAGGGATCCACAGTCACAGAACCAGCACAAATTCTAAACTTCCTACGAAAACAGGTAGAAATTCGTATCTGTTATGTGGAGGCATTTTGCAGTTTGTCTGTGATTATTGCATCAGAGGAATTTTGATGAAACCAGGTTTATTTTGACTTATTATGAACTTATAACATGACTTTAACAAATCAATtcatacataaacattaaaaagtgattttctaaaatgtgattaGGTACAGTTtatctataatttattattacaaatatttaatccTAGAATTTTCAAATCTAATTTTTCCAGCACCCcaacattttgatttaaatatatttattgggaatatacagtgggtatagaaaagaatcaccccttttaaaataatcacatttttgttgctttgcaggcTGAAATGAAGCTGTATATGTaattataacatccaagtgaaagatataacaccaacatgtcagaaaaaaataaaacccagaATTATGTTGGGAAAAGGATCACCCTATTGTGTCAGCGGTTTCTTGAACCACCTTTTGTTTTAATTcgagcctttagtctgttgggatacATCTCTACTAACTTTGAGCATGTATGCTTTGTAATATTTGCCCAGtcctctttgcagaactgctcaagttcagttcaatttgatggtgagtgtttgtggactgcagtcttcaggTCACTCCACAGATCTTCAGTGAGGTTTAAGTCTCTGACTAGCCATGCAAGGACATTGACCTTTTTCTCCTTTAAACACTGTCTGGCCAGTTTTGTTGTCTGCTTTATGTCATTGTAATGGTGGAAGGTAAACCTTCTCTCTATTGACAACTTTCTGGTAGAGGGCAGCAGATTTCCCTCAGGAATTTGATGGTATTTTGCCTCATCCATActtccttctatcctgacaagtgctccagtccctgctgcagagaaacacccccagAACAGGATATAACCACATCCATactttactggaggaatgctgttatttggatgatGAGCTGTATTGAATTTCTGCCAGATATATcatttggtgttgaggccaaataattcaattttagtcTCATTTTAGGAGAGCTTCGAAAGGGTTGAAGGATGTAGGGGCCAAACAACTGTTTCTTGAAGTGCCCTTCTACATCATCACCACGTGCCCACATGGATCCGCTGTTATCATGCAAAGATTCTGCGCAAAGGATCctttgaagtggccagttttgagcACTTCAGTTTCGAACAACCCTTCAATATGGCGGCCCTTCGATGGACGATATATCCCATTTGGAACGCACTGTTTATCATGAATTCCTGCGACTGCTTCAGAGTTTCTGTAGGCCTCATGGAAGCCTCTCTGAGCTGTTTCCTCCTGAccctttcatccagtttggagcgacgtcctgatccagggagggtctgtgttttACCATTTACCTTTCACTTCTTAAAAATAGACTTAATAatgcttctaggcattgataaagccttcGACTCCTGACTTCTGCCTGTCCACAACTATATCctggagatcttttgacagtattttcatGCTGAGAGAATCAAAATGAATAGTTTGTGTGCTATTGAGAAGTtgattagctacacctgattgagtttacaagtcatttttaagAGGGCTTAATTGATTTTCCAgctcagtgattttttttttttttttttttacatgttgctGTTATAAGTTGCagatggataaaacaaaaactgggTCCATATTTATTTCAGACTGCAAGCAAAAAAACttgatcattttaaaagtttttttttcttttttcttatctACTGTATACCTACACATACAAGtgtgaaatatgaaaatgaacaGCTTTCTCCTCCATAAcaactattaaaacagaaaagggcaaaaaaaagaggaaaagaaaTAATGAGAAAATAACACTTTGCATGGTATGTTTGTTAGATTGTTCATCATTCAAAATCATTTAATAAAGGtacaaatacaacaataaatgatAAATAGTAATTGATGATGATAAAGTCCAGcagtacaaataaaatacaacaattaatagtaaaatagtaaatactttttttcagtactGATTGGTCAATTATTATGGTCTAACAGTGGTAAGATTGAAGTGCCGACTTTTGATATTAATGTGTGGGTATGAAGAATGATGGGCTTGAGAAAGGGTGATTATGCTCCATGGATTGTATATTAAAGTGTAATTAAAACATGTTCTCAATCCACACAGAGATTCAATGCCGACTATGAGTTGACGGCTAAGCAAGGTGCAGATACAATGGCTTATATCGCCCTACTGGAGGAAAAGCTGCGTCCAGCACTGGTGGGTCCATCTGCAGTGCACTTACTGATTTGAGTCACATCTGATCCTCATGATGATGATGTTATGAATTAAGTGTAGATCGGTGCTGTTAATTTGTAGCTGCACACATTCTGGGTGGACGCAGAGAACTATGTTAACCTGACCCGACCCTGGTTTACGTCACATTCCCCGTTCCCCCTCAACTTCTTTGTGCCGGGTCGACAGGCCAGCTTGGCTCTGTCCCGCATCCTACTGACCAAAGCAGAGTCGCCATTGCTGAACATCACAGAAGTAGAGGGAAAGGTATAAGAAAACAGATCCATATTCATGCACGATTTATGTCATTTACTGAGGCATTATGTCTCAAGCATTGCATTGAATTCATCTATTCTTTTTCAATGCCATGGTGAAATGGAAAACAGTTCATCTCAGGAAAATTGTCTGTCCTCATGAGCAAATGTGCCTGAGGTGGAGTGTAGAAACCAGAGGATCATAAAGAATGTGCTGTTGTTGTTATGCCATCCCTGATAATAATGAATATACAATTGTATGGCTAGTAATATAATTTCTTTTAGATCTACAGTGAAGCCAAAGAGTGCCTGAATTTGCTCTCCCACAGACTTGGGAGCTTCCACTTCTTTTTTGGAGACACGTGAGTTTTTGAATTCTTTTATCCCATAATATTTATCAGCTCTTTTAAAGGGAAAGTTTT of the Carassius gibelio isolate Cgi1373 ecotype wild population from Czech Republic chromosome A5, carGib1.2-hapl.c, whole genome shotgun sequence genome contains:
- the LOC127998586 gene encoding metaxin-3 isoform X1, producing MLSGGRANAVHAHTNMAEPMELLCWGGDWDLPSVHTDSLIVLAYAKFSGAKLAVKSIDWTWRTITASVPQLHWEGSTVTEPAQILNFLRKQRFNADYELTAKQGADTMAYIALLEEKLRPALLHTFWVDAENYVNLTRPWFTSHSPFPLNFFVPGRQASLALSRILLTKAESPLLNITEVEGKIYSEAKECLNLLSHRLGSFHFFFGDTPTSLDAFVFGHIAPLIKAPLPSGQLQKHLNQLENLCQFCNTILKNYFTDAAAEKRMDCSLTATHDPVDANLQKLTQLVNKESNLIEKMDDNLRSSPQHRPHRHETKPSALASERNSPLLSKH
- the LOC127998586 gene encoding metaxin-3 isoform X2 is translated as MAALRWTIYPIWNALFIMNSCDCFRVSVGLMEASLSCFLLTLSSSLERRPDPGRRFNADYELTAKQGADTMAYIALLEEKLRPALLHTFWVDAENYVNLTRPWFTSHSPFPLNFFVPGRQASLALSRILLTKAESPLLNITEVEGKIYSEAKECLNLLSHRLGSFHFFFGDTPTSLDAFVFGHIAPLIKAPLPSGQLQKHLNQLENLCQFCNTILKNYFTDAAAEKRMDCSLTATHDPVDANLQKLTQLVNKESNLIEKMDDNLRSSPQHRPHRHETKPSALASERNSPLLSKH
- the LOC127998586 gene encoding metaxin-3 isoform X3, which translates into the protein MLSGGRANAVHAHTNMAEPMELLCWGGDWDLPSVHTDSLIVLAYAKFSGAKLAVKSIDWTWRTITASVPQLHWEGSTVTEPAQILNFLRKQRFNADYELTAKQGADTMAYIALLEEKLRPALLHTFWVDAENYVNLTRPWFTSHSPFPLNFFVPGRQASLALSRILLTKAESPLLNITEVEGKIYSEAKECLNLLSHRLGSFHFFFGDTPTSLDAFVFGHIAPLIKAPLPSGQLQKHLNQLENLCQFCNTILKNYFTDAAAEKRMDYG